In Candidatus Desulfofervidus auxilii, one genomic interval encodes:
- a CDS encoding NUDIX hydrolase yields MKRKVKTEISAGGVVYKCEDKKPKIALCRHKTFNGREVWSLPKGWVEPGEKLVAAALREVREEAGLEGEIVEKLPPIYYWFYHPLERIKVKKTVHFFLMKATGGNITQHDLEVDEVCWFFLEEAIRNCAYKGEKKVLEEAKSKLILICEKTG; encoded by the coding sequence TTGAAAAGAAAGGTAAAGACAGAAATTTCTGCGGGAGGAGTGGTTTATAAGTGTGAAGATAAAAAACCAAAGATAGCACTGTGTCGACATAAGACTTTTAATGGCCGAGAAGTATGGAGTTTACCCAAGGGTTGGGTAGAACCAGGAGAAAAATTGGTTGCAGCTGCCTTGAGGGAAGTAAGAGAAGAAGCAGGTCTAGAGGGAGAAATTGTAGAAAAGTTACCTCCTATTTATTATTGGTTCTATCACCCTTTGGAAAGAATTAAAGTGAAAAAAACAGTCCATTTCTTCTTAATGAAAGCCACTGGTGGAAATATTACCCAACATGACTTGGAGGTAGACGAAGTCTGTTGGTTTTTCCTTGAAGAAGCCATCCGTAATTGTGCTTATAAAGGAGAGAAAAAAGTATTAGAAGAAGCAAAATCCAAATTGATTCTTATATGTGAAAAAACGGGTTGA
- a CDS encoding right-handed parallel beta-helix repeat-containing protein: protein MKSRLLFLVFLVAFLATNVAFGETFNVTNLEEFQDALTIAESNGEDDIINVAEGTYNINITSPLNYSTNDGDSGHTLTIQGAGVDKTILEGGRLRIDTDEDWNGGDRGADVTIEGMTFKNRRGYIHGTHINVKIKECTFSTGGGIEVRLDSGTITVTNNIFSGNSSVWGGGITTYLRSEGTITITNNIFSGNSAKDYTNPLNGYGGGVLAHLWLGTITITNNIFSGNSADHGGGVSVYLTSGTLTITNNTFSGNLASQDGGGVWARSYYDSATLNIYNNIFFDNTANAGDDLHIGCDCNGNHIGSIINLYNNNFSGNADFDTGQSEDLFINETDNYSHGGNIQENPLFVDAENGDFHLQSTSPCIDTGTNDAPYLPDTDKDGKPRIIDGNGDDIATVDMGPYEFGDICEGDFDGDSDVDGSDLATFAADFGRTDCSGDCEGDFDNDGDVDGSDLAVFAADFGRTDCPVCE from the coding sequence ATGAAGTCAAGGTTATTATTTTTGGTCTTTCTGGTGGCCTTTTTGGCAACTAATGTAGCATTTGGGGAAACCTTTAATGTAACAAACCTAGAGGAGTTTCAAGATGCACTTACAATTGCAGAATCTAATGGGGAGGATGATATAATAAATGTGGCCGAAGGGACATATAATATTAATATCACCTCTCCCCTTAATTATTCAACCAATGATGGGGACAGTGGTCATACGCTTACCATCCAGGGTGCTGGGGTAGATAAGACAATACTTGAGGGAGGAAGATTGAGAATAGATACTGATGAAGATTGGAATGGTGGTGATAGGGGTGCTGATGTAACAATAGAGGGTATGACCTTTAAGAATCGCCGTGGATACATACATGGGACACATATAAATGTAAAAATAAAAGAGTGTACATTTTCAACAGGTGGTGGCATAGAAGTACGTTTGGACTCAGGCACAATAACTGTTACAAACAATATATTCTCAGGAAATTCAAGTGTGTGGGGTGGTGGCATAACAACATATTTAAGGTCAGAAGGCACAATAACTATTACAAACAATATATTCTCAGGAAATTCAGCTAAGGATTATACTAATCCATTGAATGGTTATGGTGGTGGTGTACTTGCACATTTATGGTTAGGCACAATAACTATTACAAACAATATATTTTCAGGAAATTCAGCTGATCATGGTGGTGGTGTATCTGTATATTTAACGTCAGGCACATTAACTATTACAAACAATACATTCTCAGGAAATTTAGCTAGTCAGGATGGTGGCGGTGTATGGGCACGGTCATACTATGATTCAGCAACCTTAAATATTTATAATAACATCTTTTTTGATAACACAGCCAATGCTGGTGATGATCTACATATTGGATGTGATTGCAATGGAAATCATATAGGCTCTATAATAAATCTCTATAATAATAACTTTTCAGGAAATGCAGATTTTGATACAGGGCAGTCTGAGGACCTTTTTATAAATGAGACAGATAATTACTCACATGGGGGTAATATTCAAGAAAATCCTCTATTTGTGGATGCTGAAAATGGAGATTTTCACTTACAATCAACTTCCCCCTGCATAGATACAGGCACAAATGATGCACCTTACTTACCAGATACAGACAAAGATGGAAAACCAAGGATTATAGATGGAAATGGTGATGATATAGCCACTGTAGATATGGGTCCATATGAATTTGGTGATATATGTGAAGGGGATTTTGATGGTGACAGTGATGTAGATGGTTCAGACTTAGCCACCTTCGCGGCTGACTTTGGAAGGACAGATTGTAGTGGCGATTGCGAGGGCGACTTCGATAATGACGGCGATGTCGATGGCTCAGATTTAGCTGTATTTGCGGCAGATTTTGGGAGGACGGATTGCCCGGTGTGTGAGTAA
- a CDS encoding right-handed parallel beta-helix repeat-containing protein: MRKGSIYKVMLGVVLFLSVIIINISNAIGATFTVTNTTEFQDALDIAHNNNEDDIIYVSPGTYTVSSTLSYQTDTGDNGHSLIIKAQDMNNKPVLNGNLTQIMNINTDTSNNGGDIGGDITICGIVFKNGSSSFGGGIYVHTTSASINVCKNIFNNNSASNGGGIYVKTDSGNVTVTDNIFSENSGSISGGGICVQVNSSTVNFENNTFNENGDFLGGGIYMEARTGKITLINNTFYNNSGGVGAGACITSTAGTTTLINNIFTENTVSFEWDSYGGGVHAETGSGKIIFTNNIFNNNSANNGGGINIMLSADQAKANIYNNIFWNNTADSNNAADFGEDIYIMSDKNKNGIGSIINLYNNNFSGNADFDTGQSEDLFITETDNYSHDGNIQEDPLFVDAENGDFHLQSTSPCIDTGTNDAPHLPETDKDGKPRIIDGNGDEIAIVDMGAYEFGDICEGDFDHDGDVDGSDLATFAADFGRTDCSGDCEGDFDNDGDVDGFDLAVFAADFGRTDCPCWKKVR, from the coding sequence ATGAGAAAAGGAAGCATTTATAAAGTTATGTTAGGAGTGGTTTTGTTCCTTAGTGTTATTATAATAAATATTTCAAATGCAATAGGAGCAACTTTTACTGTAACAAATACTACAGAGTTTCAAGATGCTTTAGATATAGCTCATAATAATAATGAAGATGATATAATTTATGTTTCTCCTGGCACATACACTGTCTCATCAACCCTTAGCTATCAAACGGACACAGGTGATAATGGACATAGCCTTATCATTAAAGCACAGGATATGAATAATAAACCTGTACTTAATGGAAATCTAACACAAATTATGAATATAAACACGGACACATCCAATAATGGTGGAGATATAGGTGGTGATATTACTATATGTGGAATTGTTTTTAAGAATGGCTCAAGTAGTTTTGGTGGTGGGATTTACGTTCATACAACCAGCGCAAGTATTAATGTTTGTAAAAATATTTTTAATAATAATTCTGCTTCTAATGGTGGTGGTATCTATGTGAAAACAGACTCAGGTAATGTTACAGTTACAGATAATATTTTTAGTGAGAATTCAGGCAGTATTAGTGGTGGTGGCATCTGTGTCCAAGTAAATTCAAGTACAGTCAACTTTGAAAATAATACTTTTAATGAAAATGGGGATTTTTTGGGTGGTGGGATCTATATGGAAGCAAGAACAGGTAAAATTACTCTTATAAATAACACTTTTTATAATAATTCAGGTGGTGTTGGTGCTGGTGCTTGTATAACTTCAACTGCAGGGACAACCACATTAATAAACAATATTTTTACCGAAAATACAGTTAGCTTTGAGTGGGATAGTTATGGCGGCGGTGTTCATGCAGAGACAGGCTCAGGTAAAATTATCTTTACAAACAATATTTTTAATAATAACTCCGCCAATAATGGAGGTGGTATTAATATTATGCTTAGTGCTGACCAGGCTAAAGCCAATATTTACAATAATATTTTTTGGAATAATACTGCTGATTCTAATAATGCTGCTGATTTTGGTGAAGATATCTATATAATGAGTGATAAGAATAAAAACGGCATAGGCTCTATAATAAATCTCTATAATAACAACTTTTCAGGAAATGCAGACTTTGATACAGGGCAGTCTGAGGATCTTTTTATAACTGAGACAGATAATTACTCACATGATGGTAATATCCAGGAAGATCCTCTATTTGTGGATGCTGAAAACGGAGATTTTCACTTACAATCAACTTCCCCCTGCATAGACACAGGCACAAATGATGCACCTCACTTACCAGAGACAGACAAAGATGGTAAGCCAAGGATTATAGATGGAAATGGTGATGAGATAGCTATTGTAGATATGGGTGCTTATGAGTTTGGTGATATATGTGAAGGGGATTTTGACCATGACGGTGACGTCGATGGCTCTGACCTGGCCACCTTCGCGGCTGACTTTGGAAGGACAGATTGTAGTGGCGATTGTGAGGGCGACTTCGATAATGACGGCGATGTAGATGGCTTTGATTTGGCAGTATTTGCAGCAGACTTTGGAAGAACTGATTGCCCCTGTTGGAAAAAAGTCAGGTAG
- a CDS encoding 2-isopropylmalate synthase, which yields MPRKLLIFDTTLRDGEQVPGAKLNIDQKLVVAKQLERLGVDVIEAGFPVSSPGDAKAVNLVARQVRKPIIAGLARALKKDIDILWEAIKDADRPRIHVFLAASDVHIEKKLRLNREQALEMAVEAVKYAKKYCPNVEFSPEDATRADFDYLCQVVEETIKAGATVINIPDTVGYTIPEEFGRLIRKLRERVPTTDKIILSVHCHNDLGLATANSIAAIVNGATQVECTINGIGERAGNAALEEIVMILKTRPQYFNIETNIVTPEIIPTSRLVSRMMNLPIQPNKAIVGANAFAHSSGVHQDGILKDRRTYEIIRPEDVGAQQHLLVLTARSGRKAVRQKLTDLGYDLSDETFEKIYKRFLSVADRKKEITAADLKSIVEVELSKVEELYSFVKMVVTTQAMSGSDLPLAVLTLRKNGEEITQASVGNGPVDAVFKCINGITNLNVNLLDYRVESLSGGTEALGESTVKIEINGEVVSGCATSPDVIEASARAYLNAINRYFSLHK from the coding sequence ATGCCAAGGAAGCTCTTGATTTTTGATACCACTTTGCGTGATGGCGAACAGGTACCTGGGGCAAAGTTGAATATTGATCAAAAATTAGTGGTGGCAAAACAACTAGAAAGGTTAGGAGTAGATGTAATAGAGGCAGGTTTCCCAGTTTCTTCACCTGGTGATGCAAAAGCTGTTAATTTGGTAGCCCGACAGGTAAGAAAACCTATTATTGCTGGTTTAGCCCGTGCCTTGAAAAAAGATATTGATATTCTCTGGGAAGCAATAAAAGATGCAGATAGACCCAGAATTCATGTATTTTTAGCTGCATCAGATGTTCATATAGAAAAAAAACTCCGTCTAAATAGAGAACAAGCGCTGGAAATGGCTGTAGAAGCTGTTAAGTATGCTAAAAAATATTGCCCTAATGTGGAATTTTCTCCTGAGGATGCCACCCGAGCAGATTTTGATTATCTTTGTCAGGTAGTAGAAGAAACCATAAAAGCCGGGGCTACGGTGATAAACATTCCTGATACAGTGGGATATACTATTCCTGAAGAGTTTGGTAGACTTATCAGAAAATTGAGAGAGCGAGTGCCTACTACTGACAAGATTATTTTAAGTGTTCATTGTCATAACGATTTAGGTTTAGCCACTGCTAACAGCATTGCTGCTATAGTTAATGGTGCTACTCAAGTAGAGTGTACTATAAACGGTATTGGAGAACGGGCAGGAAATGCCGCCCTAGAAGAAATAGTCATGATTTTAAAGACACGCCCTCAATACTTTAATATTGAAACCAATATTGTTACCCCGGAAATTATTCCTACTAGTCGTTTGGTCAGCCGAATGATGAATTTACCTATTCAGCCTAATAAAGCCATTGTGGGAGCCAATGCCTTTGCTCATTCTTCTGGTGTTCATCAGGATGGTATTCTTAAAGACCGTCGCACTTATGAAATTATCCGTCCAGAAGATGTAGGTGCCCAGCAACACCTGTTGGTTTTGACGGCACGTTCGGGGCGTAAGGCAGTGAGACAAAAATTAACAGATTTGGGCTATGATCTCTCAGATGAAACCTTTGAGAAAATTTATAAACGTTTTTTGTCAGTAGCAGACAGAAAAAAGGAGATTACCGCGGCAGATTTAAAATCTATTGTTGAAGTAGAACTGAGCAAAGTAGAAGAACTGTATAGCTTTGTCAAAATGGTGGTAACTACCCAGGCTATGAGTGGAAGTGATCTGCCTTTGGCTGTTTTAACCCTTAGGAAAAATGGAGAGGAGATTACCCAGGCTTCGGTAGGAAATGGACCTGTAGATGCGGTATTTAAGTGTATTAATGGAATAACTAATTTAAATGTGAATCTCCTTGATTACCGAGTAGAATCTCTCTCAGGAGGCACTGAGGCCTTAGGAGAATCTACAGTAAAGATAGAAATAAACGGGGAGGTAGTTAGTGGTTGTGCCACCAGTCCTGATGTAATAGAGGCGAGTGCTAGGGCCTATTTAAATGCAATTAATCGCTATTTTTCCTTACACAAATGA
- a CDS encoding right-handed parallel beta-helix repeat-containing protein: protein MKGKSKIQLALWALLFMVAIPISAYGVDGQIKIAQTAATTFPIQINEPGSYVLTSNLIVTTANVNAIKINADNVTLDLNGHGIYRPGTGTGYGIYARNKFNITIKNGIVRGFYYGIYLYNNPDHKGAGHRIEGIQASNNGRNGIYAYYSTVTNCTANNNGDDGISASYSTVTNCTANNNGDDGISASYSTVTNCTANNNDIGINACHSTVTNCTANINGTNGVYAYYSTVTNCTANNNGDDGIYAFHSAVKGCNVRNNTGYGIEACFGCQSYIYRNAASGNTAGQINCPSGNTCVDNATF from the coding sequence ATGAAAGGTAAATCAAAAATCCAATTGGCTTTATGGGCTTTACTGTTTATGGTAGCCATCCCTATTTCTGCCTACGGGGTAGATGGGCAGATAAAGATTGCCCAGACGGCAGCAACCACCTTTCCCATCCAAATAAATGAGCCTGGGAGTTATGTGCTTACATCTAACCTTATAGTAACCACTGCTAATGTGAATGCCATAAAGATCAATGCCGATAATGTAACCTTAGACCTAAATGGCCATGGTATTTATAGGCCAGGAACTGGAACTGGATATGGCATTTATGCCCGAAATAAGTTCAACATAACCATAAAAAACGGTATTGTGAGAGGGTTTTATTATGGAATTTACCTATATAACAATCCTGACCACAAAGGTGCTGGCCACCGTATTGAGGGGATTCAGGCTTCTAACAATGGCCGTAATGGGATTTATGCCTACTATAGCACAGTAACCAACTGCACTGCTAATAACAATGGCGATGATGGGATTTCTGCCTCCTATAGCACAGTAACCAACTGCACTGCTAATAACAATGGCGATGATGGGATTTCTGCCTCCTATAGCACAGTAACCAACTGCACTGCCAATAACAATGACATTGGGATTAATGCCTGCCACAGCACAGTAACCAACTGCACTGCCAATATCAATGGCACTAATGGGGTTTATGCCTACTATAGCACAGTAACCAACTGCACTGCTAATAACAATGGCGATGATGGGATTTATGCCTTCCACAGCGCAGTCAAGGGTTGCAATGTGAGGAATAACACTGGATATGGGATAGAAGCGTGCTTCGGTTGCCAAAGCTACATCTATAGAAATGCTGCAAGTGGGAACACTGCTGGTCAGATTAACTGCCCAAGCGGAAACACCTGTGTGGATAATGCTACCTTCTAA